In Paraburkholderia sp. PGU19, the sequence GCCAACTGCTCACGTTGTACAGCAATCCTTCTGGCCCAGACGCACAATCGCTCCTGGACGGTTCGTGTGTTTTGCAGAGAACCGGCAACGATTGAGGCTCTTTCGAAGCTGGCCGAGACGGTCCGACAGTCGGTGTCGGGCACGCTACCAACGACCGTACCGTCGAAAGGGCTGCTGATGTCAAAACGGCGTGTGACGCTGGCCCGCACGCTGGACGAGCGCGCGGGCAACGGGTGACTTACCGCGGTGAACTGTCCGTCTTGCATCGCTTATGCTGCGGTCCTGGCCACGGCCAGCGCACGTCCAAACATACCGAGTGCGTCGGCTACGTCCTGGTCGGACACGGTCAGCGGCGAAAGAAAGCGCACGACGTTACGCTCGACACCGCACTTGATAATCAACAGGCCTTCTTCGCGTGCCGTATCGAGCACTCGCTGAGTCAGCGCGCTGTCCGGCGTCTTGGCCTGAGCGTCGGAGACGAACTCTACAGCCACCATCGCGCCCGTCTGACGGATTTCGCCCATCTCCGGATGCGAGGACTTGAGCTCCTCGAGGCCGACACGGAGTTGCTCGCCAATTTCGACACTGCGCTCCAGCAAGTCTTCTTGTTCGAAGATGTCGAGCACTGCATTCGCGGCCGCACACGCCAACGGGTTACCACCATAGGTTCCACCCAATCCGCCGGGAGTCGGCGCATCGACAATTTCAGCCCGGCCGACGACGCCAGAGATGGGCAAGCCACCTGCGAGGCTTTTGGCCACCGTCACGAGGTCAGGCTGAATGCCCGAGTGCTGGAATCCGAACATCGTGCCGGTGCGGCCGAAGCCCGTCTGGATTTCATCGCAAATCAAAACGATTCCGTGCTTCGTCGTGAGTTCGCGCAGAGCCCGCATAAATTCGGCCGGCGCTGCGAGGAAGCCGCCGTCGCCCTGGACCGGCTCGAGAATAATCGCAGCGACACGGTCCGGTTGGATCTGCGTGCTGAAAATCGTCTCGAGAGCCTTCAAGGCGTCGTCTGACGAGATGCCGTGATATGCGTTCGGATACGGTGCGTGATAGACATCGGGCGCGAACGGTCCGAAGTTCTGCTTGTAGGGGGCGCTCATACCGGTGAGCGACATCCCGAGCAGCGTGCGGCCATGGAAACCACCGCGAAAAGCAATGACGCCGGGGCGATTCGTATAGCCGCGAGCAATCTTGATTGCGTTTTCGACGGCTTCTGCACCCGTGGTCAGGAAGACCGATTTATAGCCTTGCCCCGGCGCCACCAGTTCGGACAGGCGTGCTGCCAGGCGCAGGTACGGCTCGTAGCTCACAACCTGAAAGCACACATGCGAGAACGATTCGAGCTGTTGCTGCACGGCTGCGACGACGGCCGGGTGGTTATGACCAACGTTCAGAACGCCGATACCACCAACGAAATCGAGGAATTTACGCCCGCTCTCGTCCCAGAGATAAGCACCTGCGGCACGCGTTGCAACGACCGGGTGTGCCGTCGCAACGCCGCGGGCAACGTAGGTTTGGCGAAGCGCGGCGGCGCTCTGAGCTTTTTCGAGACTCTTGTTCATGAAATGACCTCCTGAGGTGGAACTCATAGTAGGAAGCCACAAACACAGAGAACATCTACTTTAAGTAGGAATATGACCACGGATTTTCATCTATTTTGACGAAATTCCTACTTCGTATACTAATCTTGAAGCTGCCGTTCCTATCAAACGTGGGTAGTTATGCGATTTCTGGCTGGCTTCAATGAGATACGGCTGGTTCCTGGCGAACCGCGCCGACCCATTGAAAAGAGCTTGAGCACGTACCGGGAGCGGAGATGAACACGGTGAATCTGGCAGCAGAGTATCAGGACGAGCGGACGGCACGACGGCGCGCCATCGTTGCGACCGTTCTAGGGAACGGTTTCGAATGGTTCGACTTCATGGTGTACGGCTTTTTTGCCATCACCATCGCCAAGCTGTTTTTTCCGACCGGTAACGACCTCACCTCGCTGATGCTTTCGGTAGCGACGTTTGGCGTGGGTTTTCTTGTGCGCCCATTCGGCGGGATTCTCATCGGTATCTATTCCGACCGCGCGGGCCGTAAAGCGGCATTGTCGTTGACCATCCTTCTGATGTGCGCGGGCACGGCAATCATCGGGCTGGCTCCGACCTATTCGCAGATCGGTTTGGCCGCACCTTGCCTGATTGTCCTTGCGCGTCTCCTGCAAGGCTTCTCTGCTGGCGGCGAAATGGGCACGGCAACTGCGTTTCTGACCGAACACGCTCCGAAGGGCAAAAAAGCGTACTACTCCAGCTGGATTCAGACGAGCATCGGGTTCGCGGTGCTACTCGGCGCGTGTTTCGGTACCGGCATTACGCTTGGTCTCTCTACTGCGGACATGGAAAGCTGGGGCTGGCGTATCCCGTTTCTCTCAGGCCTGCTCATCGGACCTATCGGCTTCTTCATCCGTCGAAATCTGGACGAGACGCCGGTTTTCCTGGACGCGGAGAAGTCGAAGACGCCGCTCTCTGATGTGCTGCGCGACTATCCCTGGCAAGCCTTCGCGAGCTTCGCAATGGTCGTGCTGTGGACGGTGTGTATCTATGTGATTCTTTTCTACATGCCGACTTTCTCGGTCAAGGTCCTGAAGCTTCCGCAATCGGCATCGTTCATCGCTGCAATGGTCGGCGGCAGTGTCATCACCGTCTGCTCACCGTTCACTGGCTGGTATTCGGATAAGGTCGGCCGCAAGTGGCTGTTGGGCGGCGCATCAGCAGCAATGCTCGTCCTCGCGTGGCCGCTGTTCGCCCTGATTGTGAAGTCGCCGTCGGTCGCGACGCTCTGCGTGTTTCAGGCAGTCTTCGGCGTACTCATCGCGATTTATACCGGTCCCATTCTGGCCGCGTTGTCGGAAACGTTCCCCACCAAGGTGCTTTCGACTGGCCTTTCAGTCGCCTACAATCTCGCGGTCATGACGTTTGGCGGCTTCGCCTCCCTTATCTTGACGTGGCTCATCAGCACAACGGGAACGCCGATGGCACCGGCCATTTACGTTATCTTCGCCGCCGCGTTCAGCCTGCTCGGCGTTCTGTTCGGTTACCGACAGCCCAACGAGGTTTAATCGATGCCGCGGTGTCGAGTTGATACCGTGGCGAAACTATTCGCCGCCATGAAGCTTGACACCGCCATCCGTGAGACCGTCCTACGTGAAGCCGAAGTCGTTGCCGGAGAGGAGAATCTCCAGCGCGAAATTACCTGGGTTCACATGGTTGACCACCCAGACATCGTCAATTGGGTGAAAGCTGGCGAGTTGCTGCTAACAACCGGGTACAACTGGCCAAACGACGCAGAGACTTCACGACGACTGGTGCGTGAACTAAGCGAGGTCGGCCTCGCTGGCGTTGTTCTCGCAGTCCCTCGTTTTCGAGAACACTTCCCAGACGAGGCTGTCGAAGAAGCTCGTAGCGTAGGCCTTCCTCTGCTCGAATTGCCGTGGGAGATACAGTTCAGTCAAGTCACCCACGAAATTCTCGCGAAGATAATCAACTTTCAAGCTGAGATTATCGAGCGCTCCGAGCAACTGCATCGGGCGCTGACCAACGCGGCGGTGACCGCCAACAGTTTGAGCGACATCGCAGACACGCTGCGAAAACTCGTTGGTCGCGAGGTCACATTCACGAACGTCTCGGGTGAGTTGCTTGGAACGTCCGCGGCAAACTCCGATTCGCAGTCCCTCGAAGACCAATTCGTCGCCTCTCTCTCGCAATCGCCCATCGACTCGAGTGGCGCACAAAGGCCGACCCGCGTGAAGTTCCAGCCTGGCGACGATACCTTGTATCGGCTTCGGCTCTCAGTTCGCCTCCACGACACACTTGTCGCGGTGATTTGGCTCGACCTGGACGGCTCGGAAGTGGACGAGGTGGATGCACGCGCGATGGAACATGCGAGCGTCGTAGCCGCTCTTCATCTCATGCACCAGCGGCAGCTCACGCAACAGGAGGACCGCTTGGGCTACGCGCTCGTCGCGGGTCTGCTGGACGGCGAGTTCTCAGCGACGCCCAGCGCGTTGGAGCGCGCGCGAGTATGCGGCTGGAGCCAGACCAATCAGTATCAAATCTGTCTTGTGCTTCTAGATGAGCCCATCCCGCTCACCACGGAAGGACTGAATCGCCGCGAACGATGGGTCGAATCGCTGAAACACCAACTACGCGCAACAGGTCAGCCGGAGCTGCTCGCAATCTGGCTGAACCAGATTAAGTTCATCCTTCCGGCAGAGGCTTCGCCAGAGTCATTGTGGGAGGCAGTTAACGACCAGCGTGCAGCCATGGCAATCAGCCGCGTCCACTCCGGAATCGACGGCATGGCGACCGGCTCGAAAGACGTTGACGCCTTACTTCCCACGCTGCGCGCTGGAAGACTGCATCGATTCGACGAGATTCTTTTTCCTCGCGCGCTCCTTGGTGACGCAAATGCGCGGGACGTGCTCATCGAACGGCTTGTTACACCTCTGGTCTCGCGGCCGCGCGGCGAATCTCTGCTCGATACGCTCTGCACGCTCGCCGACGAGGGCTTCCAACTGGCCAACGCCGCCCGTTTACTCGGCATCCATATCAGCACGATGAGATACCGCCTCGAGCGAATTGAAGAGATTCTCAAAGTCACGCTGGAAGACCCGAAGATTCGTTTCCAGCTTCAGGTCGCGAT encodes:
- the gabT gene encoding 4-aminobutyrate--2-oxoglutarate transaminase, which produces MNKSLEKAQSAAALRQTYVARGVATAHPVVATRAAGAYLWDESGRKFLDFVGGIGVLNVGHNHPAVVAAVQQQLESFSHVCFQVVSYEPYLRLAARLSELVAPGQGYKSVFLTTGAEAVENAIKIARGYTNRPGVIAFRGGFHGRTLLGMSLTGMSAPYKQNFGPFAPDVYHAPYPNAYHGISSDDALKALETIFSTQIQPDRVAAIILEPVQGDGGFLAAPAEFMRALRELTTKHGIVLICDEIQTGFGRTGTMFGFQHSGIQPDLVTVAKSLAGGLPISGVVGRAEIVDAPTPGGLGGTYGGNPLACAAANAVLDIFEQEDLLERSVEIGEQLRVGLEELKSSHPEMGEIRQTGAMVAVEFVSDAQAKTPDSALTQRVLDTAREEGLLIIKCGVERNVVRFLSPLTVSDQDVADALGMFGRALAVARTAA
- a CDS encoding MFS transporter; translation: MNTVNLAAEYQDERTARRRAIVATVLGNGFEWFDFMVYGFFAITIAKLFFPTGNDLTSLMLSVATFGVGFLVRPFGGILIGIYSDRAGRKAALSLTILLMCAGTAIIGLAPTYSQIGLAAPCLIVLARLLQGFSAGGEMGTATAFLTEHAPKGKKAYYSSWIQTSIGFAVLLGACFGTGITLGLSTADMESWGWRIPFLSGLLIGPIGFFIRRNLDETPVFLDAEKSKTPLSDVLRDYPWQAFASFAMVVLWTVCIYVILFYMPTFSVKVLKLPQSASFIAAMVGGSVITVCSPFTGWYSDKVGRKWLLGGASAAMLVLAWPLFALIVKSPSVATLCVFQAVFGVLIAIYTGPILAALSETFPTKVLSTGLSVAYNLAVMTFGGFASLILTWLISTTGTPMAPAIYVIFAAAFSLLGVLFGYRQPNEV
- a CDS encoding PucR family transcriptional regulator, with the protein product MAKLFAAMKLDTAIRETVLREAEVVAGEENLQREITWVHMVDHPDIVNWVKAGELLLTTGYNWPNDAETSRRLVRELSEVGLAGVVLAVPRFREHFPDEAVEEARSVGLPLLELPWEIQFSQVTHEILAKIINFQAEIIERSEQLHRALTNAAVTANSLSDIADTLRKLVGREVTFTNVSGELLGTSAANSDSQSLEDQFVASLSQSPIDSSGAQRPTRVKFQPGDDTLYRLRLSVRLHDTLVAVIWLDLDGSEVDEVDARAMEHASVVAALHLMHQRQLTQQEDRLGYALVAGLLDGEFSATPSALERARVCGWSQTNQYQICLVLLDEPIPLTTEGLNRRERWVESLKHQLRATGQPELLAIWLNQIKFILPAEASPESLWEAVNDQRAAMAISRVHSGIDGMATGSKDVDALLPTLRAGRLHRFDEILFPRALLGDANARDVLIERLVTPLVSRPRGESLLDTLCTLADEGFQLANAARLLGIHISTMRYRLERIEEILKVTLEDPKIRFQLQVAIALYRLRED